Sequence from the Jatrophihabitans sp. genome:
AGGACCGGACGAACGGGTAGACGCAGACGAACCGGCGCGACTCCTCCTCGGCCAGGAACGCCGGGATGTGGCTCTTGTTGAACTCCGCCGGCCGGTGCAGCGCCATCACCGACCAGACCGGGCGCAGGTGAGCGCCGAGCCGGGTCCGCCGGAACCTGCTGTAGGCCTCCTGCAGCTGCTCGGCGGTCTCGGCGTGCCACCAGATCATCAGCTCGGCGTCGGCGCGCAGCGCCGAGAGGTCGTAGCTGCCCCGGATGGTCACATCGCCGGCGGCCAGCTCGGCGAACAGCGACTCCACCTCGGCAGCCAGTTCGGGCCGGGGCGCGTCGCCCAGCGGCTGGCTGACCGTGAACACCGACCAGGCGGTGTAGCGGATGACATCGTTGAGCTCGCGAGCCTGCTTGCCGTCGACCATGCCTGTCATTGTCCTGACGGCGGCAGGCCGGCCAGCACCCGGTCGCTTGCTTTGTGACCTGAACCGACGCAGGCCGGAATCCCCACCCCGTCATAGCTGGCGCCGCAGACCGCCAGGCCGGGGACGCGGTGCACGTCCGCCCTGATCCGGGCCACCCGCTGCAGGTGGCCGACGGCGTACTGGGGCAGCGCGCCGCCCCAGCGCTGAACGTGGCTGTCCACCGGCTGGGCGGTGACCCCGGTGATCTCGGCCAGCTCGCGGCGCACCAGCGCCACCAGCTCGGCGTCGGTGCGCTGCAGCACCTCCTCCTCGCCGGCCCGTCCGAGCGAGGCGCGCAGCAGCGTCACCCCGGACTCGGCGCCGACCCCCGGCCACTTCTGCGACGAGAACGTGACGGCCTTGACCGCCAGGCCCTCGACCGCCGGCACCAGCACCCCGCTGCCCGCCGGCAGCGCGGCCGCGGCTCGGAAACCCTGGCCGGCGAAGGCGAGCGTCACGATCACCATGCTGGCGGTCCGGATCGAGTCGAGCTCGGCTGCCGCGACCGGCGCGAGCCGGGCCAGCAGCGTCCCCGCCTTGCCGGCCGGCGTGGCCACCACCACGGCGTCGGCAGCCAGCCACCGGCCATCGGGCACCGAGCCCAGGGCGAGCTCGAACCCGGTGGCCGTCCGGCGCAGCTCGCGGACCGGGGTCGAGGTCCGCACCTCGAAGCCGCCCGTCGCTGCCAGCCGCTCGGTCAACCGGGCCAGGCCGCCGGCCACGCTGGCGAACACCGGCCCGGCCACCGGCGGGCCAACGGCTGCCGCGGCGGCCTCCAGCAGCGAGCCGCCGCCGGTCATCAGCCTGTCGGCCAGCACCGGCAGCGCCGCCTGCAGCGAGAGCTGCCGGGCCTGCCCGGCGTAGACACCGCCGAGCAGCGGGTCGACCAGCCGGTCCACCACCTCGGTCCCGAACCGCTCGCCGACCAGGTCTCCGACCGACACGTCGCCGGCCAGCGGCGGGTACGGTCCGCCGGCCGGCTCGTTCTCTATCCGGGCCAGCGCCTGGGCGCTGAGCACGCCGCTGGCGCGCACGGCCGCCACGTCTGAGGGCACCCCGATGAGCGTCCGGGCCGGCAGGCTGTGGTTGGCGCCGCGGCTTCGCAGCAGCGCCGACGTGCTCAGCGGCGAGATCAGCTCCGGGCCGAGGCCGGCTGCCATGGCGGCCCGGACGCCCTCGGGACGGCGGGCCAGCATCGCCTCGGCGCCGACGTCGACCCAGGCCCCGGCCACCTGGACCCGGCGCAGCTTGCCGCCGACCCGGTCCGCGCCTTCGAGCAGCACCACCTCGACGTCCGGCCGGGCCCGGGAGATCTCGGCGGCGGCGCTCAGGCCGGCGACCCCGCCGCCGATGACGGCAACCCTGGGCATCGCTACAGCGAGTGGACTAGCTCGACGACCCGGGTCAGCACGTCAGGATCGGTGTCGGGCAGCACGCCATGGCCGAGGTTGAAGATGTGGCCCGGCGCCCGGCGGCCCTCCTCGACGATGCGGCGGACCGAGCGCTCGATGACCGGCCAGTCCGCGAGCAGCACCGCCGGGTCCAGGTTGCCCTGGACCGGGGTGGCGCCGCCGATCCGCCGGGCCGCCACGTCGAGCGGGATGCGCCAGTCGACGCCCATCACCGAGGCGCCCGCCGAGCGCAGCTGCTCGAGCAGCTCGCCGGTGCCCACCCCGAAATGGATCTTGGGGATCTGCTGGTCGGCCAGCGCGGCGAACACCGCCTGCG
This genomic interval carries:
- the hemG gene encoding protoporphyrinogen oxidase, with product MPRVAVIGGGVAGLSAAAEISRARPDVEVVLLEGADRVGGKLRRVQVAGAWVDVGAEAMLARRPEGVRAAMAAGLGPELISPLSTSALLRSRGANHSLPARTLIGVPSDVAAVRASGVLSAQALARIENEPAGGPYPPLAGDVSVGDLVGERFGTEVVDRLVDPLLGGVYAGQARQLSLQAALPVLADRLMTGGGSLLEAAAAAVGPPVAGPVFASVAGGLARLTERLAATGGFEVRTSTPVRELRRTATGFELALGSVPDGRWLAADAVVVATPAGKAGTLLARLAPVAAAELDSIRTASMVIVTLAFAGQGFRAAAALPAGSGVLVPAVEGLAVKAVTFSSQKWPGVGAESGVTLLRASLGRAGEEEVLQRTDAELVALVRRELAEITGVTAQPVDSHVQRWGGALPQYAVGHLQRVARIRADVHRVPGLAVCGASYDGVGIPACVGSGHKASDRVLAGLPPSGQ
- the hemQ gene encoding hydrogen peroxide-dependent heme synthase; the protein is MTGMVDGKQARELNDVIRYTAWSVFTVSQPLGDAPRPELAAEVESLFAELAAGDVTIRGSYDLSALRADAELMIWWHAETAEQLQEAYSRFRRTRLGAHLRPVWSVMALHRPAEFNKSHIPAFLAEEESRRFVCVYPFVRSYEWYLLEDKERRALLAEHGKMARDYPDVRANTVASFALNDFEWILAFEADELHRIVDLMRHLRGSETRRHVREEVPFYTGTRRSMAELVESLP